The Drosophila subobscura isolate 14011-0131.10 chromosome A, UCBerk_Dsub_1.0, whole genome shotgun sequence genome includes the window AGTGACCagttggcagtggcagttgccagtgcgagtgcgagtgcgagtatacCTGTATATATGATATAAGTTAAACCATACAAGCGagagtatatgtacatatgtatatgtaaatatgtatcttTAGGGGTTCCTGAATGATCTCTTCAGAATTTTGCTCAAGTGTGTCACTTGAACGCTGACCAACCGCGGGCCAAACAATTGCTTTTGAATATGAATATCGAGTATATTTGATCTGCTCTCTGTCGGAAATCATTCAAATACGTGTATATTAAGCTGGAACATAGTAGTTTGCATACCTGGTACCTGGTTCTTTGTTggtgttgatttttgtggtatgttttgtgtggatttttttGCCCGATTGTTTATAGCactaattgtatttttggtccAGCCATTCGCCTGTCATTGAgggttaatttaattattcaaatatttagaCGCTCTCagtataatttcattttgaaattttccatattttataTCTCGTTTTGCCACTGGTGCGAGCTATTTGTCAACACGCGATTTTCCACTATTTTTCGTGACATAAACGCAAATATTTCTGAGcgacacaaaacaaagaaaaaaaaaatcacaatcaTAATGAGCCGAAGTGGTGGAAGAAATGTGCTCCACATGGGACACACAAGTATGTGgcagcaaaaacgaaaacacacaaaaaaaccaaatgaaaattgtttgaaatttgtttggcagCCGCGCCATGGGGCATTCTTTGTCACTAGCCAACGAGCAAAACTTCATCTGCATGCATATAGTTTTTTCTataaaaaagaaggcaaaaaaaCTGATTGCAATATTCAGTGAAATGAAAAGGTATTACTCCGAATGATATGCAAATTAGTTGCCATCTAAATGAGTGGACATTAAATTGATGTTAATGCTGCCAGATGTTCATCGATCGGGATCCGATACAAAACCATAATTATAACTATAATTTAAATCGTTTTATTAGTTTAGTagattaattttatttcattttttgcttttcattttataCGATTTAATTAGAGCACATTAAATGTGTTTCAGTatgtgggtttttttttttttagtgtgATAATTGTAGTCTCACAATTATTAATTGAGATTTTTAATCTAATCCTTTTGAGttgttaaacattttaattatttttcaaaacaaatttctaattttctttaatattttgttattttaaatgtattttatatcAGTTTTTGCACCAGCAACGTATTGTTTGGGCTTACATTTCTTTCAACTACAAATTTacgattttttgtttaattattgcattttacaACTTTACATCCAAGCTCAATTtccataaagaaaacaaaaaccaaaaaaaaaacacacacaaacacacccttAAAGAGCGCAGAAAGAGGTAGTAGTATtggcgaaacgaaacgagaggAAGGGAAACGACGTCGCCAGCGCACGTAAAGATCAACGGAAGAGCATCGCGAGGAGACTGAAAAGCCCCGTTAGACACAGATCTCATGCCGCCAGACGGCAACGAcgatgccaatgccgatgACGGCGGGCAGGTGGAATGGAAAAGGAAGAATGCCTGCCCAGAGGGGTGGGGAAGCACACTACGCAGCGCGTGGGCAACCGGCATCAgtagtggcagcggcagcgatcATTTAGtcaaatgataaatgataCGAGCAGCGTTGCCTCGCCTCtcatctgctctgctctaatAAAGCTCGCAGCATACAGGTGTCTGTGGGAGCTAGCAAGAGCTTCGCTTCTGTTTGTCATAAAGCTCCTGACACCCAAAGCTCTACGCTCTCAAATGTTTGCATTCAATAAAAAGCTTTACTTAATTTGTATGGTTCCTGTCTTGGCTACTTATAAAATCGTCGAACTTTTCGTTTACTTTTTCGCCGgcggtgccgctgctggtggtggagccGCCTTTGGTGCGTCTCCTTTTGCAGGCGGTACAGCCGCTGGTggtgctgtagctgctgctggcggtggtggagcacctgctgctggcggtggtggagcacctgccgctggtgctggggGCGGAGCACCCGCAGCTGGTGGCGCTTTTGGTGGCTCCTTGCCCTCAGCCTTGGCCCTCTCCGCTTTGGCCTTATCGGCCGCCTTCTTggccgcggcagcagcagccaccatgACCGCATCCCCCACGGGAACATTCTTTATCTGGTTGAGGGGCGTCGCCTTCGGCTTGCCCAGACACAGCTCCGAAATGCGAATATGCTCCAGATGGTGACCATGGACGCCCCGTATCTTGGGCTCCAAATTCTTGGCATAGACATCGGCCTGCAGCTCGCTCAGATCCACCTCCTTGTCCTTGGCCGCCTTCTTGCAGTCTACGTCCACACGTTTACGGACCTCAGTTTCGAGCTTCTTCAGCTCCTCTTCGGTGGCCAGGCTCAGGGCGATGATCTGGCCGCGGAAGCTCGTAATGGGATCCCGCTTCTCGCGCACCTTCTGCACCTCCTCCGCGCGCGAGCGATACGAGGTGCCCGGATCGGACATTGAGTGGCCCACGTACCGGTAGGTGTTCATCTCGAGCACAATCGGCCCATGGGCCAGGGCATACTCGATGGCAAACTGTGTGGCACTGCGCACGGCCAGCACCTGGTTACCGTCCACCCACAGGCCGGGTATGTACTGTCCCCGCATGTAAAAGTCCGTGCTGGCAGAGGCACGATCCGCCCGCGTGCCCATGCCATAGTCGTTGTTCtcgcacacaaaaatgcacgGCAGGCACCACAGCTTGGCAATGTTGAAGGCCTCGAAGACCTGCCCCTGATTGGCCGCCCCATCGCCATAGCAGGCGATGCAAACGCCGCCATCGCCTCGGTATTGATGGGCCAGCGCCACGCCGGTGCCCACCGGCACCTGAGCGCCCACAATGCCATTGCCGCCGTAGTACCGATCGCCATACATGTGCATGGAGCCGCCCTTGCCGCGGCTGCAGCCAGTGCGAACGCCGAGCAGCTCGGCCATCAACTCGTAAATAGAGACGCCCATGAGGTAGGTCCATGCATGGCAGCGGTAAGCCGTTATCATCGAGTCCTGTTTGCGCATGCGGGCATGCATGCCCACGGCCACCGCCTCCTGCCCGATATACAGATGGCAGAAGCCCCTGATCTTCTTCTCCTGGTAGTAGTTGGAGGACACGGTCTCCACGCGCCTCACCTCCAGCATCTGGGTGTACATCATCAGGGCATCCTCGCGCGACAGCTCCACATCCGTAGGTGGTCCCGACTCCAGGTCATAGCACTTGAAGGTCTaaccagcaaaaggaaataaattcGAATTCAAAAGATGATTGGATTACGCGGTACTTACATGCTCCAGGGTCACGCTATTGCAGTTATCCGAACTGTGCCGCCTGCTGTTTGCCGCGACTGCCAAGGCGCTGGCTCTGCTCCAGCTACGCGTCTCACCCGTCCACACATGTAGAAGCTGGCGTCGCAGCGGTGACTGAACGCTGACCAagcgcagcagccagctgctTCCACTTTTCTTGTGCATGCTTCCCGGTTCACCGTATATGCTACAGTCAAAAGCCGACCGTTGAGAACTTAATTGAACCCCCGCCTGAATGGgaatttagaaatattttgcaaaatttttatataaaatcATCGAAGTATTGGcatccaaaaataaactacaaTGAAACGAATGTACGTTCCCAACCAACGACGACAGTAAAGGCAAATCGAAAAGACAGAAACGAAACTACAAAGTAGATGCAGGAGCAGAAAGTGTTTCCCGCTTGGAGTAAGAGAGAACGAGTCGCCGAAAAGGAAAGAGATGGAAAGAGTGCTACAAATGCGATTACAAGGCagatagatacagatacagagatacagatacatctaCAAATAAGAGATTTAAATGGATGTTTGTAAGGAGACGGCCTTTCGATTGCTTCCTTTGCTTCTTGTAATTTCGGATGAGTTCGAAGTACACGTCTCGATATCAAGTCTCTTTGGTAGATAGATTCACTTGAGAATCAAACTTTAAAGAACACGCAGACGGACACATTTCACATACATTATTGGACATACAATctacagacagacggacagaccgacggacagacaaacggacagacagatcaTCTCCTTTTCGTGTAAATCTATCATTTGGTTAATCAACAtgtcaattaatatttatgtatattttcaacaatttacACCTCGCTTTATCCATATTGAACACGTTCACAATTTATCCAATAATATCCAATGCAGTAATTCCCCAAAACCATCATCCAGGGTGAGTGGGTGGCGGTGCGTGTGGGGTTGTTTgctttctgtgtttgtgtgtgcttcgaTTCGCTAAGTTGTGGGATGACTCCTCGAACAGGAGCCTCCACTTATGGGCAGGGGATATTCCAACTTTCGGCTTAAGAGCTAGAGAttgcgtgtgagtgtgtgtgtgggttattATGTGtcttgtgtgtttgcttttgcgtttgaGGAGGGGGGGGTTGGTTTCGGCAGATCTCTAGTGATTGACACCCTTGCGTTCCTGGATGTGATCCAGATTGTAGCTGTTGGTGCCACGCAGCTTGGGCTCCAAATTATTGGAGGACACATCCGTCCAGAGATGGCTGACAGCCAGCTCGGCATCGCTCTTGGCAAAGGCAGTGGCCTCGTCGATCTCCTTGCGCACCTTCAGATCGATTGCctagaaaagagaagagaattaTTAGCCAGGAGACGAGAGGGAGTCTCTCCTTGAGCCTTACCTTGACTTCGTCGGTGGTGATGAGACCCAGCTCAATGCACATTTCCTTGAAGGATGTGATGGGATCACGCTTTTGGCGCACCTCCTGGATCTCCTCGCGGGTGCGGTACGAGGTGCCCGGATCGGACATGGAATGGCCCGAGTACCGATACGTGTTCGTCTCCATTACCAGGGGACCGACGGTGTTCACATAGTTGATGGCAAACTCTGTGGCACTGCGCACGGCCAGCACATCCATGCCGTCCACCCAGATGCCGGGCAGGGCATCGCCGCGTGTGTAGTAGTCCGTGTTGCAGGAAGCACGCTCCGAGCTGGTGCCCATGCCATAGTTGTTGTTCTCGCAGACAAAGATCACGGGCAACTTCCACAGATAGGCCATGTTGTAGGCCTCGAACACCTGCCCCTGATTGGCCGCACCATCGCCGTAGAGGGCCAGGCACATGCCGCCGTTACCCTTGTACTTGCAGGCCAGACCCACGCCAGTGCCCAGTGGCACCTGGGCGCCAACAATGCCATTGCCGCCGAAGAAATTCGGAGCATACATGTGCATGGAGCCGCCCTTGCCGCGCGCACAGCCACTCTGGTTGCCGGTCAGCTCGGAAAGGACACCAATGGGCGAGACGCCCATCAGATATGTCCAGCCATGGACACGGTATGCCGAAATGATGTTGTCCACATCCCGCATGGCCGCCTTCATGCCCACGGCGCAGGCCTCCTGTCCGGAATACAGATGACAGAAGCCCCGAATGATCTTCTCCTTGTAGAGATTGCCGGCCGCCGTCTCAATGCGTCGGATCGTCTGCATTTGTGTGTAGTACTTGAGCGCCTCATCCTTGGTCAGTTTCACCTCGGTGGCCGGTCCTTCGTCCAAGCGGTGCAACTTGAAGGGCTGCAAGCGGCGAATGTGAAACGATTAGGAAAAGTTTCCACTCGCGGAAAATAGGAAAACGAAATGGCTTGAGGTGATGGCCTGATCCCCTGATAAGGGGAGgtgtaaacaaaacaagatCCAAtcaaagacagacagagacggagtGATGCTGATACGGTGAGTGGCGGTGCGGTGCGTGTCTACCCGTCTCGGTCACGCGGCGGCCACGCaaaaagcagcggcagcgtgtCAAGTGTGCGCTCCGTGACCTTGATCATTTTGAAAATTGACGGAATGCCGCGCTGCCGGTTAACGGTGCGAGAACACCAcactctgcgtgtgtgtgtcaatGCAACCCtgtgcactcacacacaccacaaacacgcacgcacactcTTGCTATCTGATGGTAAAGCGCATTATGTAATCTGTTGgtgattttgatttaattttccacCTTATGCCCCTTCCTCCCCCCAGCCAATTAACTTACGCGATTCACTTGCACCGTCGCCTCCGTGGCAtagttgttggttttggcCACGCCAGCCTGTGCTGCATTCTGGAATAGACCGAAAAATGATGATGAATAACCTCGACAGATGTTTAGGCTTAgctgttgatgatgctgctgctgctggagctgctgctgcctatgatgatgatgttgcagcCGCACTGTCCAgtgattgctgttgttgccgccacTTGTAGtgttattgcatttatttattgttgtggtgtgtttttggtattgttgttgttgtagttgctgttgtcgttgtgttTGCTGTCGCTCGAGATTAGTGATAACAACGTTGGGGTTAGTGACAGGATTACGTACTTTTTGCAATTGCTTAACAATAAGTGGCAATTCGCTAACGCGTGACAGAGTACGCAACATTTTTCGGCAAGACTTTCCGCTAAAACTGGATCAAAAAATTAGTTGAGGGGGCTTTAAGCGATCGATCTAGAACTATATGTGGATCAAgctggctgtctctctctatcacgCACTGAGCACACCGCACTGCCGCGCCGTCGTTGTAAGtgttaaacaaaaaaagttagATTAGTTTATCAATTTTTCTATTGCTATTTCTTGTTCGCGTAACAGCTAGTGGTGGGTGGACCACAGAGGACCGCGGAATCATCGATAggcctcagaaatataccaaaaatttgtaaatataccgtaacaACAAACcaattcctcgattttgatattctgtttaatattactagcaaGCTAAAACTCTCAGACatgaaactataattttatccgattgatgaGTTGATTGTATACAAGATTGGCTAGAATTCGTCGATGGCCCGCAACGATTAGCTCTACGACAACTATCGATGTGAGATATGCTGACACTGTCGATGTATCGACTGCTGCTCATTGCGTGGGTGGGGCTATCATTGGCGGGAGGTTTGAATTGAATGCAGCCTTGATAGCaggcaatttttgttttaaaaacaaatcccTAGTTATAGATTATCTCATCCCtgttccaaaataaaaacacattctCATGCCCGGTCTCAAAGAAGTACTTTTATTTCACATTGAAGAAATctcaatttggtttttgtttcttgcttCCTTTGTTTGTCTTACTCGTATGCTTACTTGAAGTTCCCATCATTTTCGCCATCATTTCCGctatcatttcatttcattttgcttgaATATCGCTTCACGCTTCTCACATAATTCACTAAACTCTTACAAAAACTTAAGTAATGTTTATCTCTTGCACAAAAACCAGCAGAACTAGAAGTAGAATAAATAACATGGAGAGAGCACGTTTCTCGATACGAAATAATTATGGTTACAAACTAAGTTTAAACtagttttaatatttgttggaatttgttctattttattttcggtttttgtgtttgcttaaGAAATGGCAGCTACAAGATTTGAGTTCCGAGAGAGTTTTTCACCCCATGGGTCGAGTGCAATTTTCtggcaaaaactaaacaacaaaGATTTATAAGGCTTTTGGTTGAACGAAAGAGGTAAGGGTTAGGTCTGCCAGTGGATTGGTATTGGATTGAAAGagttataaaaaaaatcaaaaacaataGATCAAAATTCTAGTCTTTAAacatgctctgctctgctcgctcactccctctctctctcttttttcttaaTCAGCGCATACATAGCGCCACCTACACTGATGCTGTCCTGTCGTCTCGATTACTCTCACCGCCCCGTCGCGTCCGTTTGTCTATCTAACTGTCTGTCCCGCTCTGGTTCTGGCAATTTAATGCCCGTTTTCCTATgattcatttttctttcatttgctATCCTGCTTTCgggtttcttttcttttactctctgccttttttttcaaaatttatttttttgtttttagtttgttttacATCAAAAATTGGTTTCTCATGCACGTGGCATGCAAATATTCTGCATTATGACAAAAAATTATGCTCTTTCATCtgtaatatgtatgtatgtatacatatacatgtacgtatgtatgtatatatatttttgttgttcttgttgttgtatatATAAACACTTAGTAGAAGTCCtcatgtgtgttttgttgtgtttttgttttttctcctCCGTTCttccatatatttttttggtttttcttagAAATTCTTATTAAAGACAAAAAATTATGCTTTTTCGTCATGTGTGTCGGTGTGTCAtagaagtgtgtgtgtgggttttacctttttttgttttgtttttattttttttactttggTTATTCTGCACTGAAGCATTCGTGAGGGCACGGGAATGgggttatgtgtgtgtgaatgtgtgtggtggtgtggtAGAGGGAAATCTTACCGTTAGCATAAATAGTCCGTGTTCCAAGAAAAATCGTGCTGAGCAATAATCTAAAAAAAATCGCAATAGCAAAGAGCGAGGTGCGGTGGTGTGTGCTAAAGTAACGGtaaagttgtgtgtgtgttgcataaTGGTTTTTTGTTCGCGTCTCGATTAGTGTTGTGTAGTGGTTGCATAGTACCAGTGCAGCGAAATGCCGCCTGCTTTTCGGATGTTCGGTGTTTCCGTGTTTTTCttggtttctttttcgtttaGGAAATTACGTATTAAACTTTTGAGTAGGTTTCTTTTACTtaaggttttgttttttttctgcttaatttacacaaattttttaatttacttatgttccattccattcctttttCCATCCactgattttttttctctctctctctctgtgtctttttGTGTGAATTCCTGTTTTGCTTGatcttgtttgttttctctttgttaCGCCTCTGCTCCTATCTTCTCATCTCAAAAAATTGTCTATTCCCTTTGGTTTTGGctaaaaatttcatttgttattttttaaatatttttgtttgtattttactTTGCTTCTGATTTGCTGTTCGTCCGACAACGTAAATCCAATTGGAAGTATATTTAACATATATAGCACACATTTATGTAAACGACAAGAGAATAAttacaatatatattttgcttgGGCTGTGTAtcccgtttttttttcgtttgcttaTACTTTTGCTAAATTTCTCATCTGTTTTTTCCGATCCTTTccccttttttgtttctgacCAAAATTCTGtttcctttctgtttctgtgaaTGGAGCATATCATCATATccttggttgctgttgctgttgctggtgttgtaCCAATGTCACATGACTCGCCTCTCCAATGCTCTTTTCAGCGTGGGACCACAATTTCGGGTGCTCAAAAGCAATGAAACATACAAATACTATACATCTATAtggaatatatgtacgtataaaTATCTAgttgtttcgtttctgttggttttggttgctgATGcacaaaatatgtgtgtatttggtTGGTTATGCCATTTGTGTTTTGACAATGTGTTTGCCCTCTTactgttttttcttcttctgttttgttttttatccaCATTACAATACATTTAGTAAATAAATGGGAACATGATAAATGATGATAAATATTCTGCggcttcaattcaatttcgtttACAATTATTTGCCATTACAATGATTTGTTTTGCTCAAGTTTTTGTCcatcttgtttttgttggtagAATTctcgtttggtttggtttcctCTTTGGTTTATCCTTTGCTTAGCGCGGCTTTTGCTGCTGTAAAATCGGGTGTAGTGGTGGTTTGTGTTGACTGTACTTGAatgttttgtatgtgtgtcattgtgttttgttctgttctgtcctGTTCAGTGTcctcttgttttatttttcttttataatttttgtatggttctttccatttgctgctgcatgctgctgcctgcctgccaacgATTCACTTTCTCTGCTGGATTTCAGGGGGAAAATTATAGCTAAAGGGAAGGTATACAACGGGGGAGcgctgtgtgtgggagggaggactgtgtgcaaaaaataaaaagaatgcCAATTTTTTCATTTAAGTTCAACATTATTTTTAATCGTGATTGGAGGTTGTTGCACATAATTTTCGTGtctttaaaaacaaaaaagaaacaaaaaacaaataaaaatatttgtgtttgtgttttgtttgttgcgtGTATACATCACATCATATCAATcaataagtgtgtgtgtgagtgtggttCATACATCATATCATATCGATCAATTAAACAATTGtcaaatacatataaataggGGAAAATGCACGTGTAAATATATATCGATTTGGTGGTTGTTATAGCCAGATGGGGAAATGATCTAATTAGTTGATGATTTTAGCGGCGTTGGTCCTACTACGATCTGCGATCCGCgatctatatctatatctatatgtatatatataatcgGATCTATCTAGCGTTGTATTTTGGGTGTGTgtaaacacattttgttttgtccaAAATTTTTGATGCGTgagtctctgtgtctgtgattAGTGTCTGATCAATCAATGATTGAAAtaccaaaagcaacaaaatttggGTATTTCGTTCATTAGCACCATGCCACACGGACGAacattctgttgttgttgctgttgtttttctgctgctgcggttgcggttgctgctgctgcgactgcgcatgtgtgtgtgtgggtgtgcgttTTGGAGATTGATTTGCGTATATGGAACTATAATCGCTCGGCGAGGATCTAGGCACCATCTACCGATGGAAGTTCTATATCGATATC containing:
- the LOC117903706 gene encoding probable pyruvate dehydrogenase E1 component subunit alpha, mitochondrial, whose translation is MHKKSGSSWLLRLVSVQSPLRRQLLHVWTGETRSWSRASALAVAANSRRHSSDNCNSVTLEHTFKCYDLESGPPTDVELSREDALMMYTQMLEVRRVETVSSNYYQEKKIRGFCHLYIGQEAVAVGMHARMRKQDSMITAYRCHAWTYLMGVSIYELMAELLGVRTGCSRGKGGSMHMYGDRYYGGNGIVGAQVPVGTGVALAHQYRGDGGVCIACYGDGAANQGQVFEAFNIAKLWCLPCIFVCENNDYGMGTRADRASASTDFYMRGQYIPGLWVDGNQVLAVRSATQFAIEYALAHGPIVLEMNTYRYVGHSMSDPGTSYRSRAEEVQKVREKRDPITSFRGQIIALSLATEEELKKLETEVRKRVDVDCKKAAKDKEVDLSELQADVYAKNLEPKIRGVHGHHLEHIRISELCLGKPKATPLNQIKNVPVGDAVMVAAAAAAKKAADKAKAERAKAEGKEPPKPPPAAAPPAKK
- the LOC117903707 gene encoding pyruvate dehydrogenase E1 component subunit alpha, mitochondrial gives rise to the protein MLRTLSRVSELPLIVKQLQKNAAQAGVAKTNNYATEATVQVNRPFKLHRLDEGPATEVKLTKDEALKYYTQMQTIRRIETAAGNLYKEKIIRGFCHLYSGQEACAVGMKAAMRDVDNIISAYRVHGWTYLMGVSPIGVLSELTGNQSGCARGKGGSMHMYAPNFFGGNGIVGAQVPLGTGVGLACKYKGNGGMCLALYGDGAANQGQVFEAYNMAYLWKLPVIFVCENNNYGMGTSSERASCNTDYYTRGDALPGIWVDGMDVLAVRSATEFAINYVNTVGPLVMETNTYRYSGHSMSDPGTSYRTREEIQEVRQKRDPITSFKEMCIELGLITTDEVKAIDLKVRKEIDEATAFAKSDAELAVSHLWTDVSSNNLEPKLRGTNSYNLDHIQERKGVNH